The Spirosoma sp. SC4-14 DNA window TCTTTTACGGGCACACAGGTAACGGCCGAGCCGGTTTGGGCGGCTATAGCGAAACTGTTCTGAATAATGTCGGGCGTAATGAAAGGACGCACGCCGTCGTGCACGGCCACCAGGCCATCCGTACAATTGATTGCTCCAAGTCCGTTGCGTACCGACTGAAAGCGGCTGCTACCACCCGTAACAAGCTGAACGGCTGGATGGAAATTGTGCTGATTGCATAGGGAGCCCCAGGTTGACTGTTCACGGGCTGGCAGAACCACAATAATCTGAGAAGCAGGTAGTAGAACCAGAAACTGCTCGATCGTGTGCTGAAGAATGGGTTTGCCATGCAGGAGCAGGAACTGTTTAGGAATGTCGGATTTCATCCGGCTCCCGCTGCCGCCAGCAACAATAATGGCAAATGAATTTGTTGGAACCTGAACGGATGGCGAATCGTAAAGCATAAGAAGTAAGGAGAGCCCTTTAATGATCATTAGTCATTTGTTAGTCGGAAACGCACCCGAATGCCCGACTAACAAATGACTAACGACCGGTATGAGCAGCAAAGCTACTTATGACTTACGATTACTTATAGAATGAGCATGGCATCGCCGTAGCTAAAGAAACGGTATTTTTCTTTGATAGCCACTTCATAAGCCTGCCGGATCAGTTCATGACCACCAAAAGCACTTGTCATCATAATGAGAATCGACTCGGGCAGGTGCAGATTGGTAAGCAGCGAATTGGCAATTTTGAAATCGTAGGGCGGAAAAATAAACTTATCCGTCCAGCCTTCTACTGGTTTCAGGCGGCTATTGGCCGACACCGACGATTCGATGGCTTTTAGCGACGTAGTGCCAATGGCGCAAACGCGTTTACCGCCATCGAGTGCCGTATTAACGATTTGAGCCGATGACTCAGAGATCCGGTAGTTTTCGGAGTCGGTCTTGTGTTTGGTCAGATCTTCGACATCTACCTGACGGAAAGTGCCAAGGCCAACGTGCAAGGTGACGGGCGCAAAATGAATTCCTTT harbors:
- a CDS encoding 2-C-methyl-D-erythritol 4-phosphate cytidylyltransferase — encoded protein: MLYDSPSVQVPTNSFAIIVAGGSGSRMKSDIPKQFLLLHGKPILQHTIEQFLVLLPASQIIVVLPAREQSTWGSLCNQHNFHPAVQLVTGGSSRFQSVRNGLGAINCTDGLVAVHDGVRPFITPDIIQNSFAIAAQTGSAVTCVPVKDSVRVVDANGRSNALDRSLYRLVQTPQTFRLELFRQAFAVDEQPFFTDCASVMEYAGFEITLIDGSYDNIKITTPDDLRGF